The window TAATAGCCTTCATTTTGTTGGCAGTGATATCCATAAGCATCCGCTCTCTTGGTGGCAATGCAGAGCATAAAAGTCCAATCTGTATCACTGAAACCAAGCATTCCTCCAATCTTCTTGTGTTGACTTGTGGGCAATCCTGATACCTGGTTATTGGTCTTTCTTGTATGTCATTGGCAAATCTGGTATCATCATCCTTATCATCATCCTCATCATCTGTCTCAAGGAGCAATGAAGGGTCAGCTATGTCCATGACATGATGAGGCAAAGCCATGGCTGCAAATTGGTGAATGCTTAGATCATCTTTAAACATGTCATCGGTAGGTCTTTTTCCTGTGAACATTTCTAGTAACAGTATTCCATAGCCATATATATCTCCCAGAATGGAAATTTGACCTCCCATGACATACTCTGCCATTCAATGCAATAAACTATATATAGTCAAGAATTAAGTTCATATATGAGTATATCAGACATTGGTGATTGTTCTTTTCCAGGAAAATTGTGGCATTTATATTTCTTTTACAAAAAAATTGTTTTCATATGACTTTTAGGAATAGAAAGAAGTGGCCATATACCTGGAGGGATGTAGCCTACAGAACCCTTAACCCTGCAGACATGGTCTGAGTTTTGGAGGAATTATTTGATCCTTCCAAGAGGAACCTTGCTAACCCAAAGTCACCAACATGGGCTACCATATCCTCATCGAGAAGGACATTGCTTGGCTTTATATCACAATGAACAATGGATGGTTGGCAATGCAGGTGGAGGTATTCTATTGCAGAAGCAACATCAATGGCAATATTCAGTTTTTGGGTGAGGCTCAGTCGCTTCCTTTGAGAGATATCATCATCTCTGGGATGCAGCCACGAGTCTAGACTTCCATTTTCCATGAACTTGAAAACTAGACTTTTGAAGTCATTTCCCTGATTATCAATGCTTAAGCAGGCAGTTATGATCTTGAGAAGATTTCGGTGCCTTGTACTTCTTAATGCTTTGCATTCATCAATGAAACTCTTGGATGCTCCATGTTGTTGAAGGTTTAATACCTTAACAGCAACCGCCATTCCCTCACCATTGAGTAATCCTGTGTATACTGAACCGAAACTTCCAGAACCAATCAGATTCTGCTCAGAGAACCCATTGGTCGATTCAACAAGTTCCAAGTAAGAGATACTTGAATGAGAATCCTTATAAGAAGGTGATGTTAGAAGTCTACCTCCTGACTTTTTCCTCATCAAATGTGCAGCAATGAAGCATGAAAGGGCAATGATGAATGCAATAACACAAAATAGAGGGATTATCACTTTTGGGGCAAGTACCCCTTGAGATGAATGAGGCTTGTTGCTGGAACATGCAGGTAGAAGTAATTCTGAGATGCCACCACAGAGCTTATTATTTCCAAAAACTGAGACAATACTTGCATTTAAAAATAACTCTTCTTTAGGCAATTCCCCCTCGAAATCATTATGAGAAAGATTGAGAAGCTTTAGAGATCTGAACCGACCTACAAATTCAGGAAGCTGACCAGATAAGTTATTGCGTGAAATATCCAACACTTCCAAGCCTCTTAACTTTTCCATAGACTGAGGAATACCTCCACTGAATTCATTACCTTCCAAAAGCAGGCACTCCAAACTAATACAATTGCCAAGGGTTTTGGGGATTTCACCTGATAACTGGTTTCCTGATACGTCTAGCTCTGCGAGATTTACCAAACCACCCACTTCAGATGGTAGTGAACCAGTCAAAGAGTTGTTAGACATGGTCAAAGAAATTGAAAGGGATTTAATGGCCATTACCTGTCTAGGTATGGCTCCAGTTAGATTGTTACTAGAAAGGTTAAGTATCAGTAGATTTCGGCAGTTACCAAGATTTGGTGGAACACTTCCCTCAAATCTATTGTTCTGCATGTGGAACCTTGTCAATGAAGTCAAATTACCTAAGGAGGATGGAATTGGCCCAGAAAAATTATTATGATTCAAATGCAGTACCCTTAGGTTCCAAAGCTTCCCAATTTCTTCAGGGACATAACCACTGAATAAGTTTGCTTCCAATCCCAAAGCGGTCAAGTTTACAAGATTTCCGATGCCCTTAGGGATGCTGCCATGTATCAAATTCTTTCCCAGAGTAAGGACTTTTAGCTGGGTAGAAAGGTTAGTTATGGATGCTGGTAATTCTCCTCCAAAGCGATTACGGCTAAGTCCCAAGGAAACAAGACTAGTACAATTAGCCAGGAAACTGAGAAAATTCAGGTCACCAGCTTTACCACTTCCCATTCTATTTACGTCAAAGTTCAGTTTAACTAAGCTATGCAAGCTTCCAAAGTTTTGTGGAAGCTTTCCAGTGAAACCATTATCACCAAAGTCAAGAAGCTGAAGTCTAGAAGCATTCGACAAGGATGCAGGAATAGTTCCTGTGAATCTGTTGAGTGCACTGACAAATGTTTCAAGATTAGGTAGAGTTATGCCCACATTTGGAGGAAGCTCTCCATGCAGCTGGTTCACAGCAACACTAAAACTGTATATAGATGAAATATTATAGATTGAAGAGGGGACCATACCAGACAGATTATTTACCCCAAGTATGAGTAGTCCCAAGCCCTTTAGACGCCCAAGCTCATTCGGTATGCTTCCTTGCAAATTGTTTTCACCAAGAGAGAGTCCATACATAGATGAAAAGTTTCCTATCCAATCTGGGATTCTTCCTGTAAGATTGTTCTTACCAAGCCATATAACAGTTAAATCTACCAATGAACTTAGTTCCACAGAATTGGCCCAATAAGCTGATTGAAGAAAATATTGAGCACCCTAAGTTGTGTACAGTGAGACATATTGGCTGGAATTTTCCCTCCAAAGAAATTATAGGATATATTGAGATATTGGAGGTTTATTAGACGCCCCATTTCTTGTGGAAGTTCACCATGAAAGCTGTTGTTTCCCAAGTTGATTCCGGTGAGAAAAGTAAGGTTCCCAATAGAAGGTGGTAAATAGCCTACCAGATTTTGAGCATCCAGGTTCAAAATGATGACCCTTTTGTTGGAATCGTTGCATGTAACACCTGCCCAATTGCAGAAATTTATGGAATTATTCCATGAGCGCATGATGCGGAGAGGGTCTTCAGTAATTCTCCTCTTCAAGTCCAGTAAGGCCAGGTAATCCGATTCATTTCCAAAAGTCGGCAGTGCCGCAGATCCAAGACGGCCTGCGTTCATGCCCATGAGAATGACCCCAAGAATCAATTTCCACAAATTCTGGCTAGAACAAGTACATGAATACTTCATCTTTTCCCCCCACACAGGTTTTCTTACAAGGAAAAAAAATCAAAAACCAAGTTTCGTTTACACAAAAGTATAGCACAATAGTTGTAACCAAAAAAAAAGTATAGCACAATAGAAGTCTAACATAGACAAAAACTGAAAAGAAATCTGAATGCACTCTTGCAACCTTGAAACTGTTTCTTCATTTGGGAAGCAATTAATACTCAGTCGAATTCAATCTACGGGGCCAACCAGTGGTCCATGTTTTCAATTTCATTATGGAGATTAGATTTCTGGTTGGGAACTGGGCCACATTAAAGACTAGCCCTGCTGCAATGTCAATTCTCTAATGACTGTTAACCAGGTGAGATGATTAAATGTTCTTAGCAATACAGGTATACAGTTGATTTCATGATTTATCCAGAGTAAAATAACTAGGACAGTTCTATATAGCTCCATACAACTACCTACTGGGTTCTAATGGAAATCTGAAAATGCAGCAGCTTAAACTCTACATTAAACAAATTAAATGATTGTAATTTGCATAAAGATGAAATCTTGAAACCCTCAAATCATGCTTTGCCTTTCTACAACTAATTCAATTACTTTCTTTGACAAAAAAACAAAACCCTTCACTTTTTTGGCAAATTGTTCAATCTTGAAAGCAGTAGCAGAGTAAAGAAAAGAACCCAAATACTAGAAAACCAAAACAGCAATGTAAAGTCTGAAACTTTTTCAAATCCAAAGGTAAAAGTCACCGGCTTTACCTCACTAAATTGCCGACGGCACTCTCTGTTTCCACTTTTCCGGGATCAAGCTTCAAGTTTTCTTCAACTTCTCTGATCAAGAATTGCTTTTACTTTATTGCTGGTCTAGTACGGTGCCGTTTTGCTTGGTTTTTTTATTTTTATTTTTATTGTTTTTACTTTCTTCATGACCAAACGGCGACGTTTGGCTCTGCTACAAAAGTACAAAACCCTAATTGTGTTTTTAACTTTTTGTTTGTCGTCTACTCAGGGTTTCCATGGAAGGGTCTGTGTACTTCTTGATACCCAGGTACAATACTCTCTTAATTTTATTGCTTATTTGCTTCTGAAGATTACAATCACCTCTATTCTATTATCAAAAGTGACCATTTTATTGAAAAGAAACTACAATACATATTATATTTTGGTTGAATTGTACACTGCTGATTTTTCACTTTTTGGTTACAATATATAGTGCTGAATTCAATCTACATCATGAAACATAATTGAGGGATATACTTGTAGTCTAATCTCAAGAGTTGAGGGTATGCATTGAGATTAGGTGACAAACTTGGTGTTGGTCAATTTGAGATATGAATCTCTAATTGCATTCATCTTGTTCACAACCACATTCATGAGAATGCGCTCTTTTGGTGATGCTTTGGAGCATGAGAGACCAATCTGCATTACTGAAACTAAGCATTCTTCCAATCTTCTTGATTTGTCTACGCCTTTATCATTGTATCCCATTATCGGCCTTTCTTGTATGTCATTGCTGATTTTGTCATCATTATCCTCTTCTGTTTCGAGGAGCAATGAAGTGTCAACTATGTCCATGACACGGTCAGGGAAAGCCGTGGCTGTGAACTGGTGAATGCTTAGACCATCTTTGAACATGTCATCCGTAGGCCTTTTTCCTGTGAACATTTCCAGCAACAGAATCCCATAGCTGTAGATATCTCCCAGAATGGTAACTTGACATCCCATGCCATATTCTGCCGTTTTAAAACACACATTAGCATGTCATAGTCAAATAGCAATACTAGTTCGCTTATAGCAGTATAGAGGCAGTATAGAACTTATACCTGGAGGAATGTAGCCTATGGAACCCTTTAGCCCAGCTGACATGGTCTGACACTTGGAATGATTCTTTGATGCTTCAAAGAGGAAGCTTGCTAAACCAAAGTCACCAACATGGGCTACCATATCCTCATCGAGAAGGACGTTGCTTGGTTTAAGATCACAATGAACAATGGATGATTCACAATCATCATGTAGATAATCTAATGCACAAGCAACATCGATGGCAACATTGAGCCTTTGGATGAGGCTCAATCTCTTACTTTGAGATCCGTCATCTTCTCTAGGGTGTAGCCAAGGATCTAGACTTCCATTTGCCATGAAATTGAAAACCAGACTTTTGAAGTCATTGCCCTGATTATCAGTGCTTGAGCAGGTAGTTATGATCTTGAGAAGATTGCGGTGCCTTATACTTCTTAAAGCTCTGCATTCATCAATGAAACTCTTTGAAGCTCCATGTTGTTGAAGGTTTAATACCTTAACAGCAACTACCATACCATTACTACTGAGTAATCCTTTATATACAGAACCAAAACTTCCCGAACCAATCAGATTGTCCACAGAAAATCCGTTAGTTGACTCAACGAGTTCCCAGTAAGATATACTTGGATATGAATCATTATGAGAAGATGAAGTAAAAGGTCTATCTCTCGGATTTTTCATCATTGAACATGTAGCAACCAAGCAGCAAAGAGCAATTATTACTGCAATTGCACTAGTTAAAGGGATGATCACTTTTGCTGAGGCCAGTAGTCCTCGCGATGAATGAGGCTTTCTGCTGGAACATGCAGGTAGAACTAATTCTGGGATTCCACCACAAAGCTTATCATTTCCAAGAACTGAGACTCCACTTACGTTTAGAAAGATTCCTTCTTTAGGCAGTTCACCTTCAAAATCATTTTGAGAAAGATTGAAATACTTGAGAGCTCCAAGCTTGCCTAAAAATTCTGGAATCTTTCCAGATAAGTTATTCCGAGAAATATCCAACTCTTCCAAGCCTCTTAACTTCTCCATAGACTGAGGAATATGTCCTTTGAATTCATTACCTTCCAAATGCAGGCGCCCCAAACTAAGACAACTGCCAAGGGTTTCAGGGATTTCACCTGATAACTTGTTTCCTGATACGTCTAGCTCTGCAAGATGTACCAAGCCACCCACTTCAGATGGTAGTGAACCAGTTAAAGAGTTGTTAGACATGATCAAAGAAATAGACAGGGTTTTCATTGCTACTACCTCTCTAGGTATTCTGCCACTTAGATTGTTACTAGAAAGGTTGAGTATTAACAGATTTTGGCAGTTTCCAAGACTTGGGGGTATACTTCCCTCAAACCTATTTCCCTCCATGAAGAGCCTTGTCACTGAGGTCAAGTTACCTAGAGAGGATGGGATCGGCCCTGAAAATTTGTTCAGATTCAGATACAGACCCTCTAACTTGTAAAGCTTCCCTATCACATTAGGGAGGCTACCACAAAGGTGGTTTTGTTCCATTCCCAGATTTGTCAAGTTTACCAGATTTCCAATGCCAGTAGGGAGGGCTCCATATATCAAATTGCCTCCCATTGTAAATATCCTTAGCTGGGTTGATAGGTTGGCTATGGATTCTGGCAATTCTCCTCCAAGACGATTTCGGCTAAAACTCAACACCTCAAGATTAGTACAATTAGCCAGGAAACCAAGAGAAGTAAGGTCACCAGCTTTTCCACTTCCCAGTGAATTGTCATCGAAGTTCACTCTAATTAACCATTTCAACCTTCCAAGGTTTTCAACAGGGAATTTCCCAGTGAGACCATTTTCAGCAAAATCAAGAAACTGAAGTCTAGAAGCATTTGACAAAGATGCTGGAAGACTTCCTGTGAATTTGTTGACACCTCCGGCAAATACCTCCAAATTAGGAAGAGTATTGCCAACGTCTTGTGGTAGCTCTCCATGCAGCTGGTTTTCTGTGACACTAAAAGTGTATAGGGAAGAAATATTATAAATTGAAGATGGGACCATACCAGACAGGTTATTCGTCGAAACTAGGAAATCTTCCAAGCTTGTTAGGCGCCCGAGTTGATTAGGTATCCTTCCTTGTAAATTGTTGTCACCAAGAGCAATACTGTACAAAGATGAAAAGTTCCCTATCCACTCTGGAATTTTTCCAGTAAGGTCGTTACCCTGGAGCCATAGATGAGTTAAATTCAATAATGAACTCAGTTGGTCAGGAATGGACCCGGTAAGCTCATTGGAAACAACATGGAGTTCCCTTAGTTGTGTGCAGTGAGATATATTAGTTGGAAGTTTCCCGCTGAAGGAATTGCTAGACAGGTAAAGCAATTGCAGGTGTAGTAGACGACCCATTTCTTGAGGAATCTCACCATGAAAGTTGTTTTTCTTTAGGTTGATTCCAGTGAGATAAGTAAGATTCCCTATAGAAGGTGGTATCCAGCCAGCCAACTTTTGAGCTTGCAAGTTCAAAGTCACAACTCTTCCGGTGGAATTATTGCATGTGACGCCTATCCAACTGCAGAAATCCATGGACTCATTCCATGAGCTCATGATATGGAGAGGATCTTCAGTGATTCTTTTCTTGAAGTCTAGCAGTGTCAGACGATCAGATTCATTTCCAAAACTTGTTAGTGTTGCAGATTCTATAGCTGTGCTCATGCATACAACGATGAACACAGGAAGGAGTTTGTGCAATAACCACCGACAGTTTGGTAGTGAATCCGCCATCATGTTCTAATTGCAGGTTTCACACAAGGAGCATATGAAAATTCCAGGTTTCATATGAATGGTAAGTATACAAAGAAGTACTCTTGTGCCAAAATGTAAAACGTAGGACTACCATTACCTACTTAGATATGACAACAAGGTCTATAGATGGATGGTACTGAATGAACCATGTAGACTTTTCATGAATTTTAGTGTGGAAATTATAGAAATTTGGTTGGTATGCAATTACTACTTGAATTAGCTTCAATCCACTGGCCTACCACTCTGGTCCAATATTTAAAATGATCAGAGTTCTAGCTGGGAACTGGGAAGCCTAAGAGATAAGGTGTCCTACAACATGAATGATCTGAAGACTTTTAGCAAATTGGATGGTGAAATGTTCTGAAATTACTTGGGTGTGGAGTGGATATGAGACTTCAAGCCTTACTAGGGACCAGTAGGAGGAACTAGGCTGCCAGTAATTTGTACATCCTCCATCATTTTGTGTAAGTTTCCATGCATATATAAGGATGGTAGATAGTTTGCAATTATTGTTTTGCATGTTTAAATTGAGACTTATATTGTGCAAATTTGATTTAGATTGCTGTGGTGACAAGTCCATGATTATGAATGAGCACCATGGGTTTGAGCATCCTCACTCTTTT of the Fragaria vesca subsp. vesca linkage group LG6, FraVesHawaii_1.0, whole genome shotgun sequence genome contains:
- the LOC101291742 gene encoding probable LRR receptor-like serine/threonine-protein kinase At3g47570-like, with protein sequence MADSLPNCRWLLHKLLPVFIVVCMSTAIESATLTSFGNESDRLTLLDFKKRITEDPLHIMSSWNESMDFCSWIGVTCNNSTGRVVTLNLQAQKLAGWIPPSIGNLTYLTGINLKKNNFHGEIPQEMGRLLHLQLLYLSSNSFSGKLPTNISHCTQLRELHVGNDLTGKIPEWIGNFSSLYSIALGDNNLQGRIPNQLGRLTSLEDFLVSTNNLSGMVPSSIYNISSLYTFSVTENQLHGELPQDVGNTLPNLEVFAGGVNKFTGSLPASLSNASRLQFLDFAENGLTGKFPVENLGRLKWLIRVNFDDNSLGSGKAGDLTSLGFLANCTNLEVLSFSRNRLGGELPESIANLSTQLRIFTMGGNLIYGALPTGIGNLVNLTNLGMEQNHLCGSLPNVIGKLYKLEGLYLNLNKFSGPIPSSLGNLTSVTRLFMEGNRFEGSIPPSLGNCQNLLILNLSSNNLSGRIPREVVAMKTLSISLIMSNNSLTGSLPSEVGGLVHLAELDVSGNKLSGEIPETLGSCLSLGRLHLEGNEFKGHIPQSMEKLRGLEELDISRNNLSGKIPEFLGKLGALKYFNLSQNDFEGELPKEGIFLNVSGVSVLGNDKLCGGIPELVLPACSSRKPHSSRGLLASAKVIIPLTSAIAVIIALCCLVATCSMMKNPRDRPFTSSSHNDSYPSISYWELVESTNGFSVDNLIGSGSFGSVYKGLLSSNGMVVAVKVLNLQQHGASKSFIDECRALRSIRHRNLLKIITTCSSTDNQGNDFKSLVFNFMANGSLDPWLHPREDDGSQSKRLSLIQRLNVAIDVACALDYLHDDCESSIVHCDLKPSNVLLDEDMVAHVGDFGLASFLFEASKNHSKCQTMSAGLKGSIGYIPPEYGMGCQVTILGDIYSYGILLLEMFTGKRPTDDMFKDGLSIHQFTATAFPDRVMDIVDTSLLLETEEDNDDKISNDIQERPIMGYNDKGVDKSRRLEECLVSVMQIGLSCSKASPKERILMNVVVNKMNAIRDSYLKLTNTKFVT